In Siniperca chuatsi isolate FFG_IHB_CAS linkage group LG20, ASM2008510v1, whole genome shotgun sequence, the following proteins share a genomic window:
- the ghdc gene encoding GH3 domain-containing protein: MAFSWFRVAVPLLFAVFSVVVAIIGQHPAMPPPLPAALGVCSLAGMALIWRDIRSKMKGENRTLSSLLSQYLAVKGVGWLGRRQRRKLEADTLNVKQVQEETLLKRLRKNAGTCYGSQYDFSSIKDSDGFRARHPITTYEHYSELIRRIAAGEEKVIIAEKPLILAMTSGTSGPSAMLLSTKDTNTEFFLQGVTVCLDAMRIAFPATDSLQRTTKFFYSPTFRQSEAGIPIGPNSSTPASSRHMLNLYTTPAPAFEVPSEKDTLYLHLLFALKDPSVGTLESNFASTVFYAFSALQDRWQELVEDIERGKVSSALALEPKVRSRLDALMKPDPKRATELRAHFQDGFRGIAKRLWPHLHLVLAVDSGSNQIYGEMLRENYCQGVPFYSPFYAATEGLIGVNLWPQEPNRRYMLCPRSMFCEFLPESSLEEETPHTLLMEEVKEGQNYELVITNASGLFRYRIGDIVKVVGFHNQCPIIEFQYRQGQMLSVRGEKVSEVLFLDALKKAVSQWPGAQLVDYCCAESGIMGDSIGGSDPHYQVFIELKGVRNLTEEQRYKLDICLQQDSAVYKSFRIKGSIGPMRVQLVAEGAFKELRKHMMAFSNTSPNTFKMHRVLRRKEYADFLLGKTVS, translated from the exons ATGGCTTTCTCTTGGTTTCGCGTTGCTGTGCCGCTTTTGTTTGCGGTTTTTTCGGTTGTTGTCGCCATCATTGGACAACATCCGG CGATGCCGCCTCCTCTGCCCGCCGCCCTCGGTGTCTGCTCTCTGGCCGGGATGGCGCTCATTTGGAGGGACATACGCTCGAAGATGAAAGGTGAAAACCGGACGTTAAGCAGTCTGCTCAGTCAGTATCTGGCGGTGAAGGGTGTGGGCTGGCTGGGCAGGCGGCAGCGAAGGAAACTTGAAGCAGATACTCTCAATGTGAAGCAAGTCCAGGAGGAGACTCTGCTGAAGCGCCTGCGGAAAAACGCAGGCACATGTTATGGAAGTCAGTATGACTTCAGCTCAATTAAAG ACAGCGATGGCTTCCGAGCACGTCACCCCATCACCACATATGAGCACTACAGTGAGCTCATTAGACGCATCGCGGCAGGAGAGGAGAAGGTGATCATCGCTGAGAAGCCGCTGATCCTGGCCATGACCTCCGGGACGTCAGGACCCAGCGCCATGCTGCTCAGCACCAAGGACACCAACACTGAGTTCTTCCTGCAG GgagtgactgtgtgtttggatgCCATGCGAATAGCATTCCCAGCGACCGACAGCCTCCAGCGCACCACCAAGTTCTTTTACTCACCTACTTTTCGCCAGTCTGAGGCCGGTATTCCCATTGGACCAAACTCCTCCACACCAGCCTCCTCCCGCCACATGCTCAACCTCTACACCACCCCAGCACCCGCCTTTGAG GTTCCCAGTGAGAAGGACACCCTCTACCTGCATCTCCTATTTGCTCTCAAAGATCCCAGTGTGGGAACACTGGAGTCCAACTTTGCTTCCACAGTCTTCTATGCTTTCAGCGCTTTACAG GATCGCTGGCAGGAGCTTGTGGAGGACATTGAACGAGGAAAGGTCAGCAGCGCTCTAGCTCTGGAGCCCAAAGTGAGGTCCAGGCTCGATGCTCTGATGAAGCCAGACCCAAAGAGAGCCACTGAGCTCCGGGCCCACTTCCAGGACGGCTTTCGTGGGATCGCCAAGCGGCTGTGGCCTCACCTCCACCTGGTGCTGGCGGTGGACTCAGGCTCCAATCAGATTTATGGGGAAATGTTGAGGGAGAACTACTGCCAGGGAGTGCCTTTCTATTCGCCATTCTACGCTGCTACTGAAG GTCTAATAGGAGTGAACCTGTGGCCTCAGGAACCAAACAGACGCTACATGTTGTGTCCTCGTTCAATGTTCTGCGAGTTCCTGCCAGAGAGCAGCCTGGAGGAGGAGACGCCTCACACTCtgctgatggaggaggtgaaggagggaCAGAACTATGAGCttgttatcacaaacgcttcaGGACTCTTCAG ATATCGCATTGGAGACATTGTGAAAGTAGTTGGATTCCACAACCAGTGTCCCATCATTGAGTTTCAGTACAG ACAGGGTCAGATGTTGAGCGTTCGAGGGGAGAAAGTGTCTGAGGTGTTGTTTCTTGATGCTCTGAagaaagctgtttctcagtggCCAGGAGCTCAGCTGGTCGACTACTGCTGCGCTGAGAGCGGCATCATGG GAGATTCAATAGGCGGCTCAGATCCTCATTACCAGGTCTTTATAGAGCTGAAAGGTGTGAGAAACCTCACAGAGGAACAACGATACAAG TTGGACATCTGTCTCCAGCAGGACTCGGCTGTCTACAAGTCTTTCCGTATCAAAGGCAGCATCGGACCAATGAGGGTGCAGCTGGTGGCAGAGGGTGCGTTCAAGGAACTTCGCAAGCACATGATGGCCTTCTCGAACACCTCACCCAACACCTTCAAAATGCACCGAGTGCTGCGCAGGAAAGAATACGCCGACTTCCTCTTGGGAAAAACCGTTTCCTGA